From a region of the Streptomyces sp. NBC_01454 genome:
- a CDS encoding GntR family transcriptional regulator produces the protein MGTRQLETVPEPKYWQLKTVLSEALDSEFTVGEILPNERDLAARFGVARATLRQALEQLELEGRLQRRRGVGTTVAPPRVGVTVESARHTWPGVGEDDWLPVDAVETDQVPAAVAGLLETAPGDRVFLVRRSRVTHDQPVAAELLYVPASVVPGCAAAVSPGAQARARTVLRELQTRELTGRDRTVELGSARAEDAKQLDRLPGAPVLVVTTRYVSAGRTTAVAVATYRADTCRLTFGESDPVALLAG, from the coding sequence GTGGGGACCAGGCAACTCGAAACGGTGCCGGAGCCGAAGTACTGGCAGCTCAAGACCGTGCTGAGCGAGGCGCTGGACTCGGAGTTCACGGTCGGCGAAATCCTGCCCAACGAGCGGGATCTGGCCGCCCGGTTCGGCGTCGCACGCGCCACGCTGCGGCAGGCCCTCGAACAGCTGGAGCTGGAAGGCAGACTGCAGCGCCGCCGCGGGGTGGGGACCACGGTCGCACCGCCGCGGGTCGGCGTCACTGTCGAATCCGCCCGCCACACCTGGCCCGGCGTCGGCGAGGACGACTGGCTGCCGGTCGACGCCGTCGAAACGGACCAGGTGCCGGCCGCGGTGGCCGGTCTGCTGGAGACGGCCCCCGGCGACCGGGTGTTCCTCGTACGCCGCAGCCGGGTCACGCACGACCAGCCCGTCGCCGCCGAGCTGCTCTACGTCCCGGCATCCGTGGTTCCCGGTTGTGCCGCCGCCGTCTCGCCGGGTGCCCAGGCCCGCGCCCGTACGGTCCTGCGCGAGTTGCAGACGCGGGAGCTCACGGGCCGCGACCGCACCGTCGAGCTCGGTTCGGCCCGTGCGGAGGACGCCAAGCAGCTGGACCGGCTGCCGGGCGCGCCCGTCCTGGTCGTCACCACCCGCTATGTCTCCGCGGGGCGCACGACGGCCGTCGCGGTCGCCACCTACCGTGCGGACACCTGTCGGCTGACCTTCGGCGAGAGCGACCCGGTCGCCCTGCTCGCGGGCTGA
- a CDS encoding VOC family protein, producing MPANGSAHVRLARPSRDLAAAGRFWKQGLGLTELYRHDAEAGEHALLMLGWPDAHWHLELTLDPSGTLEPSPTADDLLVVYLGEPVPADLVARLERHGGKRVAAHNPYWDEWGVTLEDPDGYRLVLSPRDWSNG from the coding sequence ATGCCGGCCAATGGTTCCGCCCACGTCCGCCTCGCCCGCCCGTCCCGCGATCTGGCCGCGGCCGGCCGCTTCTGGAAGCAGGGCCTGGGCCTCACGGAGCTGTACCGGCACGACGCCGAGGCGGGCGAGCACGCCCTGCTGATGCTCGGCTGGCCGGATGCCCACTGGCACCTGGAGCTGACCCTCGACCCGTCCGGCACCCTCGAGCCGTCCCCCACGGCGGACGATCTGCTGGTGGTCTATCTGGGGGAACCGGTGCCGGCCGACCTCGTGGCCCGTCTGGAGCGCCATGGGGGCAAGCGGGTGGCCGCCCACAACCCTTACTGGGACGAGTGGGGCGTCACTCTGGAGGACCCGGACGGCTACCGGCTGGTGCTGTCGCCGCGCGACTGGTCCAACGGGTAG
- a CDS encoding alpha/beta fold hydrolase, translating into MAAPVSFARVTPADRPPFTVAYERKGAGEPIVLLHGIGHHLQAWHPVSDILAASHEVISLDLPGFGASPALPGGSSYDLDTVLPLLTAAFAELGADRPHVVGNSLGGLLALELGRRRAVRSVTALSPAGFWTPAERRYAFGVLRGMHAGAQVLPEPMLETLARSPLGRASLTGTIYAHPGRRSADAVVAETRALRDATGFAPTLAAGRGVRFTDDVPDVPVTIGWGSRDRLLLPRQGVRAKHTIPGARLVRLPGCGHVPMNDDPALVARVVLDTVR; encoded by the coding sequence ATGGCCGCCCCGGTCTCCTTCGCCCGTGTCACGCCCGCGGACCGGCCGCCGTTCACGGTCGCGTACGAACGCAAGGGCGCGGGCGAACCGATCGTGCTGCTGCACGGCATCGGTCACCACCTCCAGGCCTGGCACCCGGTGTCCGACATCCTGGCCGCGTCCCACGAGGTCATCTCGCTGGACCTGCCGGGCTTCGGCGCCTCCCCCGCGCTGCCCGGAGGCTCCTCCTACGACCTGGACACCGTCCTCCCGCTGCTCACCGCGGCGTTCGCGGAGCTGGGCGCCGACCGCCCGCATGTGGTCGGCAACTCGCTGGGCGGGCTGCTGGCGCTGGAACTGGGCCGGCGGCGGGCCGTCCGGTCGGTCACCGCGCTGTCGCCCGCGGGCTTTTGGACCCCGGCCGAGCGGCGGTACGCCTTCGGTGTGCTGCGCGGCATGCACGCGGGCGCCCAGGTGCTGCCGGAGCCGATGCTGGAGACGCTGGCCCGGTCGCCGCTCGGCCGTGCCTCGCTGACCGGCACCATCTACGCCCATCCGGGCCGCCGTTCGGCCGATGCCGTGGTGGCGGAGACCCGGGCGCTGCGTGACGCGACCGGGTTCGCCCCGACCCTGGCGGCCGGACGGGGGGTGCGGTTCACCGACGATGTGCCGGACGTGCCGGTGACCATCGGATGGGGCAGCCGGGACCGGCTGCTGCTCCCCCGCCAGGGCGTGCGCGCCAAGCACACGATTCCGGGCGCACGGCTGGTACGGCTGCCGGGCTGCGGACATGTGCCGATGAATGACGATCCGGCGCTGGTGGCGCGGGTCGTTCTCGACACCGTGCGGTAG
- a CDS encoding alkaline phosphatase D family protein, with amino-acid sequence MAQESGGGFGRRSLLRGAAVGSAALALPALSSAAPAQARSGRPAAGWGVQAGDVTTSSGLIWVRSDRPARMVVQTAATESFRHARSWTGPLLGPGTDFTGVTSLHGLPAGEQIHYRVLLADPDDPRRTGEPVAGTFRTAPAGRRADLRFHWSGDLAGQGWGINPDRGGYRIYEDMRRRNPDFFLCSGDNIYADNPITEKVTLPDGRIWRNVTTEEKAKVAETLAEFRGAFRYNLLDDNLRRFNAQVPTITQWDDHEVHNNWYPGQLLDDDRYTEKDADVLSARSLRAFSEYFPIRTLRPDRRGRVYRVVRHGPLLDVFVLDMRRYRDANSPGRQTDDPQGILGAAQLRWLKRELSRSQAVWKVIASDMPLGLVVPDGKTDFEAVAQGDPGAPLGRELQLAELLRHIKHDRITGTVWLTTDVHYTSAQHYAPERAAFKDFEPFWEFVSGPLNAGGFQAVKLDGTFGPEQSFVKAPDRANTSPAETPQNFGEIDIDGASGELTVRLRQEGGTVLFSKVLQPGRAGQ; translated from the coding sequence ATGGCGCAGGAATCCGGCGGCGGCTTCGGGCGGCGGTCACTGCTGCGGGGCGCCGCGGTGGGTTCGGCGGCGCTGGCACTGCCCGCGCTCTCCTCCGCCGCACCGGCGCAGGCCCGCAGCGGGCGGCCGGCCGCCGGCTGGGGCGTGCAGGCCGGCGATGTGACCACGTCCTCGGGGCTCATCTGGGTGCGGTCGGACCGGCCGGCCCGGATGGTGGTGCAGACCGCGGCCACCGAGTCGTTCCGCCACGCCCGGTCCTGGACCGGTCCGCTGCTCGGGCCGGGCACGGACTTCACCGGCGTCACCTCGCTGCACGGCCTGCCCGCGGGGGAGCAGATCCACTACCGGGTGCTGCTCGCCGACCCGGACGACCCGCGGCGCACCGGCGAGCCGGTCGCCGGCACCTTCCGCACGGCGCCCGCGGGCCGTCGCGCGGACCTCCGCTTCCACTGGTCGGGCGACCTCGCCGGGCAGGGCTGGGGCATCAATCCGGACCGCGGCGGCTACCGCATCTACGAGGACATGCGGCGCCGGAACCCGGACTTCTTCCTGTGCAGCGGCGACAACATCTACGCGGACAACCCGATCACCGAGAAGGTGACCCTGCCGGACGGCCGGATCTGGCGGAACGTGACGACCGAGGAGAAGGCGAAGGTCGCCGAGACGCTCGCGGAGTTCCGCGGCGCCTTCCGCTACAACCTGCTCGACGACAATCTGCGCCGCTTCAACGCGCAGGTGCCGACGATCACGCAGTGGGACGACCACGAGGTGCACAACAACTGGTACCCGGGGCAGCTGCTCGACGACGACCGGTACACCGAGAAGGACGCCGATGTGCTCTCGGCCCGGTCGCTGCGCGCCTTCAGCGAGTATTTCCCGATCCGTACGCTGCGCCCCGACCGGCGCGGCCGGGTCTACCGGGTGGTGCGCCACGGCCCGCTGCTCGATGTCTTCGTCCTGGACATGCGCCGTTACCGCGATGCCAATTCGCCGGGCCGGCAGACCGACGACCCCCAGGGCATCCTCGGGGCCGCGCAGCTGCGCTGGCTCAAGCGGGAGCTGTCCCGCTCGCAGGCGGTGTGGAAGGTGATCGCCTCCGACATGCCGCTGGGCCTGGTCGTCCCGGACGGCAAGACCGACTTCGAGGCGGTGGCGCAGGGCGACCCGGGCGCGCCGCTGGGACGCGAGCTGCAGCTCGCCGAGCTGCTGCGGCATATCAAGCACGACCGGATCACCGGCACCGTCTGGCTCACCACGGACGTCCACTACACCTCGGCGCAGCACTACGCGCCGGAGCGGGCCGCGTTCAAGGATTTCGAGCCCTTCTGGGAGTTCGTGTCCGGGCCGCTGAACGCGGGTGGTTTCCAGGCGGTGAAGCTGGACGGAACCTTCGGGCCCGAGCAGTCGTTCGTCAAGGCGCCGGACCGCGCCAACACCTCTCCCGCGGAGACCCCGCAGAACTTCGGGGAGATCGATATCGACGGCGCGAGCGGGGAGCTGACGGTCCGGCTGCGGCAGGAAGGCGGCACGGTACTGTTCAGCAAGGTGCTTCAACCGGGACGGGCAGGACAGTAG